In the genome of Deltaproteobacteria bacterium HGW-Deltaproteobacteria-18, one region contains:
- a CDS encoding TIGR01212 family radical SAM protein, with the protein MSPYRFYRLSLYFKQRFGQRIRKIPLDAGSSCPNRDGTLAWSGCAFCNQKGTGTGLAETGMSLRDQYFAYRELSRDRDTGTRFLGYLQSFSNTHGPVARLRTLLQELAEVPDLVGLAIGTRPDCLDEEKLDILQNAPFEEIWLDLGLQSAQDSTLIRINRRHDAACFATWTRKAAERGIKVCAHVITGLPGENLADFEQTILFVNSLPVSGIKIHNLYICRDTPLESAWRAGKIELLSQEESQTWLVRGIALLRQDIVVHRINSDPEQDELIAPSWADKKTAYLNAVSQLLHDTDTWQGKALGLKRPEWMNP; encoded by the coding sequence ATGTCACCTTACAGATTCTATCGCCTCTCGCTCTATTTCAAACAACGCTTCGGGCAGCGAATCCGCAAAATACCGCTGGACGCCGGCAGTTCGTGCCCAAACCGGGATGGCACCCTGGCCTGGAGCGGCTGCGCGTTCTGCAATCAGAAAGGGACCGGAACCGGCCTTGCCGAAACCGGCATGTCCCTGCGCGACCAGTATTTCGCGTACCGGGAGTTGTCCAGGGACCGCGACACGGGCACCCGATTTCTGGGATATCTCCAGTCATTCTCCAACACCCACGGCCCCGTCGCGCGATTGCGAACGCTGCTGCAGGAACTGGCGGAGGTGCCGGATCTCGTCGGTTTGGCCATCGGCACCCGGCCGGACTGCCTCGACGAGGAAAAACTGGACATCCTGCAGAATGCGCCCTTCGAGGAAATCTGGCTGGACCTGGGGCTTCAGTCTGCCCAAGACAGCACTCTGATTCGCATCAACCGCAGGCATGACGCAGCGTGCTTTGCAACCTGGACCCGAAAAGCCGCCGAGCGGGGGATCAAGGTCTGCGCCCATGTCATCACCGGTTTGCCGGGCGAGAATTTGGCGGACTTCGAACAAACCATTCTCTTTGTCAACAGCCTGCCCGTGTCCGGCATTAAAATACATAATCTGTACATCTGCCGGGACACGCCGCTGGAATCAGCCTGGCGGGCCGGAAAGATCGAGCTGCTCTCGCAGGAAGAATCCCAGACCTGGCTCGTGCGCGGAATCGCCCTGCTGCGGCAGGATATCGTCGTGCACCGCATCAACAGCGATCCCGAGCAAGACGAACTGATAGCCCCGTCATGGGCTGACAAAAAAACCGCGTACCTGAACGCGGTCAGCCAGCTCCTGCATGATACGGACACATGGCAAGGCAAGGCTCTGGGGCTAAAACGCCCGGAATGGATGAACCCCTAA
- a CDS encoding cysteine methyltransferase yields the protein MDDFSETFVNQWFSVTFVWKNGLLAQTDLSAELKVATPPRSPHGRALERIVAKFASLDADEWPELPLDRRNLSPFTLKVLDNLRLHTPRGSFTTYGQLAARCGSPRAARAVGGVMARNPWPLLYPCHRVLAGNLGLGGFGPGIELKKTLLTLEKAPLPV from the coding sequence ATGGATGATTTTTCAGAGACCTTTGTAAACCAGTGGTTCTCAGTCACTTTCGTCTGGAAGAACGGCCTTCTGGCCCAAACAGACCTGAGTGCGGAACTCAAGGTCGCCACCCCGCCCAGATCACCTCATGGACGTGCATTGGAACGGATAGTGGCCAAATTCGCGAGCCTCGACGCCGATGAATGGCCGGAATTGCCCCTGGACAGGCGCAACCTGAGCCCGTTCACCCTGAAGGTCCTGGACAACCTGCGCCTGCATACGCCCCGGGGAAGCTTCACTACCTACGGGCAGTTGGCCGCCCGCTGCGGCTCACCCCGGGCGGCGCGAGCCGTTGGCGGGGTCATGGCCAGAAACCCGTGGCCCCTGCTTTATCCCTGCCATCGTGTGCTGGCGGGAAATCTGGGACTTGGCGGATTCGGTCCCGGAATCGAACTGAAAAAGACCCTGCTCACTCTGGAAAAGGCTCCTCTTCCGGTTTGA
- a CDS encoding PilZ domain-containing protein, producing MVHAWAGGIMSEERRKRCRVSLEFPLTIAFEGKRVRGKVHDLSLKGLACSTEEWILPGKECDITLELESGLRMHIHGRIIRAGQDGAIDFIRMDEASFGHLRNLVRLYAEDADVVDEELRRPAFKPEEEPFPE from the coding sequence ATGGTTCATGCATGGGCGGGAGGGATCATGTCAGAAGAGCGACGCAAACGATGCCGGGTCAGCCTTGAATTTCCGCTGACAATAGCCTTTGAGGGCAAGAGGGTTCGGGGCAAGGTTCACGATTTAAGCCTGAAGGGCCTCGCCTGTTCAACGGAGGAGTGGATTCTGCCGGGCAAGGAATGCGACATCACTCTGGAGCTTGAGTCCGGATTGCGCATGCACATCCATGGGCGGATCATCCGTGCCGGACAGGACGGGGCCATTGACTTCATCCGCATGGATGAGGCGAGCTTTGGCCATCTGCGCAATCTGGTCCGGCTTTACGCAGAAGACGCGGATGTGGTCGACGAGGAGTTGCGACGTCCTGCGTTCAAACCGGAAGAGGAGCCTTTTCCAGAGTGA